DNA from Daucus carota subsp. sativus chromosome 1, DH1 v3.0, whole genome shotgun sequence:
GTCTGTATTCTCATTTACTTGGCtttcttcttattttttacTGCATATACTTTGTCCAACACTTCTTGATTCCAAATATCGATTATAAAATGCAGTCAAATCGCAAGtgaaagttatttataaatccattgtttattaattattgtttCTGAATTTCGCACTTCaatttgtttttcaattttgtaatcaccggttttgtaaccgaaaccaAGCCGATTAAAACCGAAAcggattttaaaaaccgaatccgaaccgaCAGTTGcagttttcgattttaaaaaccggGGATATATAATTGCGGTTCCGATTTTatcccgaaaccgagccgaatcAAACCGGCCATGCTCTCCCCTACTTATCCCCACTCCATTTCTGGCATGTAATAGATGCTCATGCGACTAGCGTTCTAAAAATATTGAATTCAATCTATTAATCTCTTATAAAGTGATCGTCCGGTTTGATTTTTAAAGtttgattaatttttcaaattttacttaatcgaagtatgtatataataaattattaaaattaaaatattatattaattgaaatatgaataattatataatttatgaatatagtaaatatattagttattaaataactaatataataataattaaatattaaataatattgtaaGATTAAATACatccgattttcactccgattaattcTCGATTTTCAATTAATCCTGAATCAGTAGTTCAGTCGATTAAGTccgatattaaatattttgtttatttagaaAAACGTGAAACCATTGAACTTGATTACATCTCAGAATTAAGATGAAAGATGAtaatagtaatttttattattcttcTTGCTCCGATAACGGGCGATAAGATACGTGTAATCGGATTGCGCCATTGGGCCATGTACATGATAACAGGCCCTTTCCATTATTATCTGTAGGGCTGTACATTCAATCCGCTCAACCGCATCAACCGCAACAACCACCCGCAACCGATCCGTGTATTATGGATAACCGCACAATGTGGGCGGTCGCGGATGGATTTTTTAATAACCATTAATTTGCGGTTTGGTTGcggattcattttttttaaaaccgcAAAAAACCAACCGCAACCGCCAACCgcacattatataaatttaaatatttttattatatatgtttatatatttacatatagatattcacataaataaaaaaaagttactaaattaatgaaatttggaCTCTTTGAGCAAGGCCCAATATAAATTAGTCAATGTGTTCATGACTGTAATTTATTTCATGCTCCAAATGGAAACTTATATCAGAGTGTATGATAGAACTTCTTTGTCTAACTATTTTAGCGGTTGAACCGCAACTCAAACCGCAACCAACCGCAATTATGTGGgtggatttggttggtttttTTTAACCAATGGTTTCGTCGCGGTTTGAGATTTTAGAAAACCGCAAGttgcggtttggttcggttattACCCTCCAACCGAACCAATCCGAACCGCGTACAGGCCTAAATTTCTCTGTCAATTTCTTCCTATAATTCCAAATGCAACAAACATAattattcaaacaaaattatcttTCTCAAAAATTAACTACACTTGCATGTGTGCTTTttctataattataaaatatatattcagttaATTATAGATAATATGCTAtccattatataatatttttattatcaagacaaaatatattatataattatattcaagttataatagtattaaattaaaaaaaattagcatgTCAAACTTCATTGGACGCTAATTTTGTTTATCATCATATGATAATTGCTCAATTCgcttaaaataatatctttcttatataaaatacttttattttttGGGGATGGACGGAGGGGGGAGGGGTGGGAAAgggataataattatataaatattttaagatgaTCTAATATATTTATGCAAAATCAAATTTAGAGAAAGATCATTTTTAAACGAAATGAGGATTTGCAACTTCTCTTGTTTTGATTTAAAAGTCAAGATTTGAATTATAACTTTTTTCGATAAATGTCATGAAATTTATATtaagatttaaataattttcaagtccattttcttatatatatatccccATATGTTATGTAGTCAACTGTTTCTAAACTAGTTgtttaatcaaatttataattataagttaaaatcagattataatACACTTAAAACAAAACGATATTTAAAAGAGAGCACATTTTTCCGTGTGTTCATCAACACATATCAAAAATCACAACGtgatacattatatataattaaaatttcacatctaaataaaaataattatcggTGTAAGAAATGACAAGTCAAATGGAAGAAACAAATTCTATCACAATCGTCAATTGACATGTCTGCCTGGCCTAGTGCTTATAAGTGTATACATACAAAGAAGGCATGCACGAAACGTTATCTTGAGTCTTGTCATCTCTCCACAAActtaatatacacacacccaaCTGGAGCTCCAAACAACGGGAGGCCGTGATCTAATCCCTTCTTCAGTATATGGGTATGTCTCGAATCTCGTTACATGTTCTTACAATTTTCTTGGAGTTCactttgaaatttgattttttatttgatcattcATATGGGTTTTGAACAATTTGTAATCTTGTTATGTGTTTCGTTTAATTTGGTTTGTTTTGTGGGTAAAATTTTATGCTTGAGCCAATCTATGACATGGGTATTTAGTACTTTTTTAGAAATTTGGTTCTTTGTAGTTGTTGCCCAGATTTCCACAAatttgatctcaattttgtgtaTCAATGTTTGAGATTGTGTGTTATATGGTAAAGTTTGAAGTTCTAGACATGTGGATGTGGTCCTCTAGTGTTAGCATTTGCCTAAGTTTTCTGACAATCTAGTTTGTTTAGTTTATGTTAGGAAATTTGTACTGgtaaattgactatattttgatcatttgtCTCTATCAATTTCATCGGTCGAAATGGTGAAACCCAATGTTTTGGTGATGTAAGAGCGGTGAGTCTTGTGGAGCCTATATTTTTCAACATAAAGGTGTTAGTATGGTGGCTTCTTTGAATCATATGTCATTAAACTTCCTATTGAGTTGAAATTGTTTTGGAAATTGAAGAGTGGTTTGTTTGGATTTTTTGGGGAAACTATTAAGCTTGGTGTTCAAgttaaaattttcagaatataGAGGTCCCCAAATTCATGCTTGAGACCTCTTATGTTTCACTTTGATACCAAATTAAGATACAGACTTTACCAAAACCCAAAAGGCTAATATTTGTTGTATAATTAATGGCTTCATTGGATTCTATACCTTCAAGCATGAGCTTtgttcactttgtaatttactcTGCAATTAACTTTGTATGAGACCTTATTAAACTTGTTTCGCTATGATATTGTTTATTCTTTCTTGTAATTATCTTTACTTTCTTATTTTACACTACAAGTTTTATAACCGGCCCAAATGACAAAACAATTAGTTTATATATACTGTTAAGGTTCTAAATTGTCCTTTCTTCACTTTTAATTAAGGCACCATCTTTATATATGATGTCCACTTCGATAAAGGCTTGTAGACTGTGGAGTATTAGTATATGCTTTGCTGGGTTTCTATAGTaccatctttaaaaaaaattgctacACTTATATTGATAAAACTTTAGATTTTTCATTGGAAACTTTCTATAGTACATCTTGTCTTTCGAAATGAATTCCATCGAGTTCCCTTACTTGATTGGTCAACCCGAAATCCAGTTATAAAGCGACTGGAACATGACATTGTTACAAAATGCCCAATATCCAGTTTATGGACCGATAATGTCTCAGTATTTACCAAGAAACATCTAATTTTAAGAAATCATATCTTCTGACTGACTGATAGATCTTCTGACCAGAGGAGAaggtaatttatataaataaatatgtaatatCTCGtaagaaactagaaactaaacCGTTATGCTATTCTAACCCCGTGTTGTTCCATGTGCAACATGCAAAACTTACCAACCAGGATCTGTTCCTCTCTTCTTCTTAAGACAATATCTACTATCTGCTGACTTTAGGTGATTTTTTTACCTTTTTGTTTGTTGGCAAGTAACTTGAGgtgattttttttacaaaacatTAAGTGATTGAAAAAGCAGATATAGTGTCACCTTTACTTCTATCACCTAACAAGGCCACTCATGTTTCAACTTTAGATGTTTGGCATCTGAAATAGTATTATATTAGATAGGAATTTTGGATTGGGGAGGTGCCTTTATTTATTGTTGGCTCCTTTCATAGATAATGGATCTGAGCATCCTAATGGAATTCGTGGACCCCTTTTACAAAGTAACAATGGAAAAGTTTATATGTTAcgaagttattttatttttgtttttcaaagtTCAATATATTCCACTTGTTTTCTGTCCCTTCTTAAACACTTCAACGTTAATTTTATAGTGGCGCATTATCAGcgaatataatttttagaaatcATAAAACAAACCTATGCCCTATACACTGGAGTCTTTTGTGACATGCTCCCTTTGGTATTTCTATATACTTTTTGTCACACACTTCTAGTCTTTTatcattatttagaaaaaagaaaaagattttTCCAATAAATTGTGTAAGTAATATTATaatccaaaaaagaaaattttaaaaacaatgatatTAACTACGCGGTcaaagtatttaaaattttgtgtcAAGAAATAAGCAATTTTAGAAGTTTGTGTCAAAAAATAGTCGACCTGGGACCTATATaaaaaatggagggagtattataagTTTTCCATACGACGTGTCATCAAATATATGTTTCTCTTCGCAAGTTTGTTTATTGGTTGGAACTTGCAGGCTGTGTTCTTAGTTATACTAGTTCTTCCCTTGTTagatattgatattgatattgatatatCTGATTTAGTGATTCTTTGTAAGGATAATTGTCCACATTTAAAAGCATCAAGAACTGCtatttactatattattatataatcctTTTCCGTTCTAAGAGACAAAACCCTTCTCCCCAAAAATTTATCATGGTTGTTAGGCTTAAACATTTGGAACTTTCTCGGAAACTCTGCATTATTGGTTTTGCTTTGTGTTCAGTCCATTGCTGTATACACTTATCCTCATTACATAGGATGTAGTTCTTACTTTCAAGGCACATGCTGAGCTGTTTGTTTGTCTTTGTCAACATAGTATAATTGAAGACTATATGCAGGTTCATTCATTAAATATGCTTTAGGTGCCCGTGCCCCGCCTTCCCATATTGACCTAACAAAATGGacctttatatattttcttatgtacaaattatatgaaaaatatcTTAGTTTTTAATATAACTCAACATGCTCAAGCACCCCCCATTTTGTTGTACTTGTATGATTTCTTTGTTGCAAGTAAGTGctcttgttttttcttttccaTTTTTTCTGCATACATACGAGTTTTTCGTCGCATAGAACTTTCACATTCGCCTTCTTTTATTCTGACAACCGATAAAACATTCTAACCTTTGGTTCTAAATTGTTATAACCTTGTATTTTCAGGATTTAAGAACTATTAGCTGGGAAAAATTGTGATACACCATGTCTATCGAGCAGTGTTTTAACAAGGATCGGAAACCCATTTCTGGTGCTGCATCgcaaaattctgaaaaaactTTGCCATGCTTCGACTGCAACATCTGCTTAGAATTTGCAAATGAACCAGTGGTTACTCTCTGCGGCCACCTCTATTGCTGGCCATGTATCTATAAGTGGTTCTATTACCAGAGCGCTTCCCTCGCCTCAGATGAGCAGCCGCAATGCCCAGTTTGCAAGGCAGAAGTATCCCACACCACTGTCGTCCCACTTTATGGCCGCGGAGAAAGCCTTTCTGAAACTGAAAGTCAAGGCAAAGCATCCAATCGCGGTATAAATATACCGCAAAGGCCACCTGCTCTTGGCACTGAAACTCTTGTTACCGCGTCTAATCATACTCATCAACGACTCCCATACAGGAATCCGTATCAGAATCTGCAGCATTCCTCTCTAGCATATGATGACTATGAAGAAGATAACAATTCTTCATCAGCCCGCTTGAGTACAAGAATGGATCCTTCTAACGTAGCAGTTCAAATGTTTGGAGAAATGGTGTATGCAAGGGTATTCGGGAACTCACAGAGCCTCTACACATATCCAAACTCGTACCATCTAGTCCCAAACAGCCACCCCAGATTAAGAAGGCAACATATGCAGGCTGACAAGTCACTGGGCAGAGTTTCACTCTTCCTCTTCTGTTGTTTTCTTCTCTGCCTATTCCTTTTCTAATTATATATCACTTTTCTGTTGTTGTTCATCATCCGCCGTTGTATATGTGCCATTGCTTAGAGGCTTGAATGATATAACTGTTAAgttgatatacatatacacatctGTTACTGTAATATTTGTCATTGTATCATAGACCTTGTTGCATGACTAGCTCGACATTTAGATCAGAATGCAAGTCTAAAGTCTAGACTAGTAATAATTGCTTCGTCGAATAAGCATGTCCCAGAGTCTTATCAAAAACAGGATCTGATGGCCCTCCGACAAAACCAGCTAATATATTCCTTATCTTCACCCGAACCTCATGGCCCATGATCCTGACTTGTTAGCTACAAATTCCATTATTTTTGTGTTCTTGAAACACCATTATTGCTGTTGCATTAGTTTTTTTGCAAACAGGTTTTGATGCATACCGCATACGACCAAAAGCTAACAGTTTGCGAAGGCGATATGGAACGGCAATGTCAATTTCGAGGAAGTGAGAACAGCTCGTTTTAAACTTGATTATGGCTTTGTAATGTAGAAGATGCTTGTCGTGTTTTGGTAACAAGAAATTAAGTAATTGCTCTTATTAGTAACGTGCCTAATGTATTTGAGTTTCGACTTAGAAACTTTAAACTTGATGGCATTAGTTGTCTTTTTTGTTTTCGGTGGGAATAATGAATACTAGTACATGGCATGAAAGTTGAAccaaacttataagttatttaatGGCTGTGGAATGTGTTGGCATAATCTTCTTATTTTTTTCTCCGGTGTCCTGTTTTACATATAGCATAAAACCACCTGCTTTCGGATACTCTAATGTATCAACCTCAACTCGTTAGTCGTCCAGGAATTGAAGAATTATACGGAGTCTTATACATTTAAGTACTGAGTTTTTATAATGTTTTATCTTCGTAACCAGTTTTACAAAATCAAAAGCCACTTAAGTACGAattattatgatattttatCTTTGTAACCAGTTTTACGGAACCAAAAGCCACCCTACATGAATCATTATCTGGTTTAATCGTAAAGATAATCGTTGATCGATGAAAAAAATCATAGATCAACCGAAGTCTGAGACCTATTTAGATTCAGAAGAGAGATGAGGATTGCaagaggtttttttttttttttttaaattgatttatcCGTTgataggagagaatggaatggacTTGTCCCGCAATTTTGATTGTAGAGCAAGAGGATAGAATGAAATGATTTAAGAATGAGCCGTTCCATTCATTTCGCCCACCCAAACAACAGATTTCTGTTGCTGGGCTGAATGGATCCTCCAAAAATGATTCTATTCGAGTCAACCAAAAAGAGCATAAATATTGTGCCGGAGTTTTTCATGAACATCAATGTTTTGCTGTAATGGTGTGTCAGGGACGGCCCTGAAATACTTC
Protein-coding regions in this window:
- the LOC108205311 gene encoding E3 ubiquitin-protein ligase RMA1H1, giving the protein MSIEQCFNKDRKPISGAASQNSEKTLPCFDCNICLEFANEPVVTLCGHLYCWPCIYKWFYYQSASLASDEQPQCPVCKAEVSHTTVVPLYGRGESLSETESQGKASNRGINIPQRPPALGTETLVTASNHTHQRLPYRNPYQNLQHSSLAYDDYEEDNNSSSARLSTRMDPSNVAVQMFGEMVYARVFGNSQSLYTYPNSYHLVPNSHPRLRRQHMQADKSLGRVSLFLFCCFLLCLFLF